TGATTCGGCAATCCAACGGTCCAAGTTGCAGGGATTCGAGGTGGGTTCCACTACTATCTTGCTCTCCAGTCATGTGGTGCATGTTCAAGGGTGTTCAGTCATAGACTAGCTAGGGCCTAGGGGCCATTGCACTCACTAATTTGTGGAGCCACAAAGCAGTCCACCCTACATACATGAAATAGATCCAAGAGGATAGTTGTGCTACAGTTTGATACTTTGTCCAGGACTGCACCCAGTTTTTTGTCTTCTCCTTTGGAAAACAAAGCCATGCTCGGTTGAGCATCTTATAATTCTTTGCAGTTAGAATGCACGACAATAGTACCCTACATCATTTAAAAGATTTTTAAGATCATTGTACACAATAATCTACTTCAAGACATATTAGATAGCATATGTAACAACTTTGGTGGTATAGATAGTCCTATTTTCAACTAAATGGAGTTGGACTATCAAAGTAAGCAAGTGATTGTCGTCTATGCACTGGACCTGCATAAGCTAGCCAATAGGTGATTGCCAACATATTAGGTTCAGTGTCATGCCCTGTAAGCAGCAGGATAAAGATATATGTGACAGTAGCAAAATGCAAGACAATGAGCAGTAACCAAACACAATAGTTATTTATGACCTGAGAACTAGACCATTACCATTGATATGTACAGCAAAGCAAAAGGAGCATAGTACTGCAATCTGTGCACAAGCATTGATACCCTGAACCACCTGGAAAAACTGCATAGCGAAATATTTCCATTGGGCAAGCTAATTGGTTATGTATATATTTTGGCGATAATAGTTAGAAACAATATTTATGTCTTGCTAGTACCTTGTCAATTGTTTGTTTTTCATGATGGATGATTTTCTTTGCGGAACCTTTTGATGTGGCATCCACAACTATTGCCATCTGCCTGGTGGAAATGCAAAATGGCACGAGATTTTTATTCTGTTTTAAATAATATAGAGTAGACAGACATGACTGCAATGTAGGGAAATTAATAATGACACCGTCGAAGATAAAGCCTAATTCTCTTTCGGTGAACGGATAAAAAGAAACGGATTATAGAAACAAGGGTCAGGCGGAAAAAAAATACATTTCTTTACCAGAATCATCACCGCCGTTAAGAGGTTGGACTCGCAATGAGAAGCGGCAGCAAGGGGGATTCCAACGCCAATTGCCCTTCCAGCTGTGGCTGTGTGTATGCCACCGTACAGGCACATTGGTGCCAGGGATAGAGAGACAAAGGTCAGGAGTGAAAGAGAGAAGGGCAGCGGCGGCCACATGCATGGGGGCAAGATGAGTACTTCATCTGTCCAGGTTTATTAGTCCCCTTGTATTTTGAATGAAATTTTTAACATACATTTAACTAAAAACATAAGTTGCATTTAACAAAATAGTACCATTGGAAACTACTTTCaaacacaaaacaaaacaataTCATTTTCATGACATATGACTTATATTTTGCTAGTCAAATatctggtcaaactttgacccaaaataaaaTGAGGACTAATAAACCCAGACGAGGGAGTGGACAGAAGGGTTGACCAAAAGAGAAAAAAGGTAAGGGAGGCGAGGAATCAAAGGAGGCAAACGGACGCGTGGCAAAGGTGCGGAAGGAGAAAAGTCACCGAGATTGCCTTCCATCTGATGCACCATCTTCTCAGGTGCTTGCACAGTTGCACAAGTGAATCAAATGGTTGTTACATAGCCCTGGTGATTAGGTGCACCGGAGTGCTCCCTTGGAGTATAAATGGCTGCAAGCCTGCAACTGGTTAGCTTCAAAACTTGGAAAATTTATATTGAGAACAACGGCTCAAGGCAGTATGGAAATAGATATACCATCCATTGGACAAATGCTACATTTTATTATCATAAACATTCTCAGCTACAGTACAGATCAACTTATTCCAGCCATAGCTCTGAAAGTAGGAAGTAGGCGTCAACAGACTAACTACTTTATCAGAGAAACTGGGGGAGatccctctttgattcaaataaaACGCAACTGTGCGCTTTTACTTCATAAGATGAATATCCTAGCACTTGGTGTACTTTCAGATTAGACTCGGTTGTAAAGAAACCTGGAAGCGCAAGTGATGTATCAACCAAACGTAGCCACACAGATCCTTCTGCAGGAGCAGGTAATGTAGCACTTGCTGGTTCCTCATTTGAATTGAAACATATGTACAAGTCACCTTTGGTTAACTCTGGTGTATTAACATCATTTTCTGCGATTATGTGCATGCAAAGAAACTTGCTAGTAGGATCCTCCCATCGTGGTTCAGATAGATTGTTCCCATGCCAACTTATGTTTTCCAGTTTGAGGAATTCTCTTCTCTGAAAAATGTCACCTCGCCGACTCCTGAGTGCAGCTAGAAATGAAATGAATCCAGTAACTTCCTTAACAAAACTGGTCTTCAAGGCCTTCCAGTTTAGAGGAACTCTATCCTTGTATGATGTCGAACCAGCAGAGGAGTGCCCGCATTCATCTCCCATGTTCAGGACAGGAATACCAAGTGAAACAAACAGAATAAATATGAAATTCCTTATCTGCCTTAGCCTCTTCTGAAGAACTACACTGTCCTCGGACGGTCCTTCTTCACCACAATTCCAGCTCGACTCAGAAGCAAGATCCCCATTGCTGAAACTCACCAAGTCAACAAGAGTAAGCCCTGAATTCCTGGATACATAATTGAAAGAAAATGCCGGGCCTCTGTTGGAAAATAGGTCCCCGCTACCACACAGACGCGTAGCAAGAGCACCAATAAGAGCTTCTCCCTTCAAAAAATTGCGCACGTCAATGGAGAACCTTGTGTTCATCTCAGCCCATCTTTTCCAGTGAGGGAATGGAAATTGCACGTTAGATATGCCGAGTGGAGACCAAGGATCTGCAATGATCTTTGTCTTGGAAAGAACCGGGTCGAAAGCTATAGATTCAAGAAGGGGCGGTCGAGAAAGATATTCACCACGTGGACCCCTGACCAGGAAAGGGGCATTGATGAAGCAAAACCCATCAACATGGAAATCAATCACCCAATGGCGGAGGCTGTCCAAAATCAGATTCTGAGTCACTGGAGAATTGCAATTCAGTATACCCGATTTGCATCCAGCAATCTCATCAGCAATGTAATACGAGGAATTGTCAACGCCACTGATCGATATCATCTGACCATCTGCTTCTCCTTCAGCAGTATGTGTAAAAACAACCTCTAAGAGGACCTCTATTCCATTCCTGTGCATTGCCTTGACCATATCCTTCATAGCCGTGATAGCTGAAGCACTGCAGCCTTCACCGCCATACGAGTCCATTGGTGAAAAGAAATGGTACGGGAAGTAAGGGCCCTTCACCTGATCGAACTGGaacactggttccagcaaaaccGCATTGACACCAAGGCTCCTAAAGCGCTGTATCTTTGAAGCCACCCCGGAGAAAGTACCGGCAACATTGTCCGGCAGCCCGCTCGACTTgtccttggtgaacaaggccacaTTTGCCCGGTAAACCACCAGCTTCTCCAGTGGCAAGCGTGGCCACTTGTCCCTGCCCCAATTGTAGCTCGGTGGAGTCGCCAACGATCCGAGGCAGCTCATAGACGGCGCAGTGATCCCCTTCACATGAAGGGGATTGGCAGCAACCAGGTCACCGATCACCTTGGCATACGGATCCAGCAGTGGGTGGCCCATGCCGAACAGCCCGCAGCGGAAGCCGTAGCTGCCGTACCCCTCCACGCTCTCCAGTGAGACGTGCCAGACGTTGCCCGTCCGGTTGACGTAGGGGTCGAGCTCGATCTCCAGAGCgggcttgccgccgccgccgccacggccgtaCAGGCAGAGCACGACGCCCTTGGCGCTCCTGCTGTAGAGGGCGAAGTTGGCGGCCCCGCCCTCCGAGAGGGACAGGCCGAGCGGCGCGGGGCTGCCCGGCCCGACGCCGACCGGCACGCGGAAGGGCGTCCTGCGGTGGGTCCGTATCTCGGCGCCCTCGCCGTCCGTCAGCAGGAACGAGAAGCTGAACGGCGCGGGGGGCGCGCGGAACGAGAGCTCGGCCGCGGGGCAGGCGCCGTCCAGCGGGACGGCCTCGGCGGAGCCCGCGGGGCGGAGCAGCAGCCCGCCCTCCCGCCGGCGCGCGCCCGGGAGGGGCGGGACCTCGACGCCGACCGTGTACCCGCCGCCCTCCCCCGCGGCCACGGCCACGTCCACGACGCCGTCGTCGTCGGTGCGGAAGCGGTAGCACGAGCGCGCGGCGCGGGGGGTCAGGGCCGGCCGCCGGGGTGGCGGCAGGATGCCGCGCGTGGAGgcgggcggcgcgaggagggaggcCATGGGGCCGGCGCGGCGCGATCAGCCGTCGGGGAATTGCGTCGAGCAGTGGGCGGGCATGGGGGGCTGTGCGGGTTTACTTGTGGACTGAGCGAGTGGGGGTGGGGCGGCACGAGGGGCGTGGAGTGggggctggaggaggaggaggaacacgTGGGggtggggaggcggcggcgggcgggagcGCCGGCACGGGATCGGGACGGACGGCTCGCATCGGACCGCCGTTGATTGCTTTTTGGCTGGCTGGATAGAAAAGGCGACTTGCGTACTTTGTTATCTTGCGTACATGCGGTGCACCGCCGCGGCCGGTGATGCCAGCCACTGCTGCTGTGAACAGCTCATTGCGTGTGAGCAAGAGGCCCGCGTGTCCATTCAGCGAGCGCACGATGAGTTTGTGCACGCCATCGTATGAAAAAAGTTGGTAGGTTAAAAAATGAAAAAACCTCCGCTATTTGTTAGATTTATTTATACTAGGACGTTTATAGCATGTACAACCGGACCTCTCAAAACCGTCTTATACGCCCGGGCGGGCCGACTGGTAACTGTCCGGTTACGGTTTTTTGACCCAGACGGGCCTCaaatgcccgggctgaccggcacccccatatccagcctaaatatggggcggatatgggggcggcCGGGCACGCCTGCCACGCCGTCCGTGGCCCCACACGAAAACGCCCGGAAACCCGGCGGTCCGATGGACGCCGACTCCGCCGCTGCGGTGTGAACATCGCGTGGCGCCGCCCTGGCTGGCCGCCCAAGACGAAATCCGTCTATTTAAGCCGGCCGGCGTCCCGCAACCCTAACCCAACCCCcctcctctccgcgccgccagtacgagcccatccacctcctccctctcccgtTCTGGCGCTCTGTCCACGTTCCGGCACATCGCCATGGTCCGAAGCAAGTTCACGTATTATGCCATGCTAACGCCGGAGTGCCGCTACAAGATCCAGCAACAGATCCGGGCAAGGGaagccgcgcgcgccgcccgcatCGCTGCCAGGCTACCTCCGGACTcaccggagccggaggaggaggaggaacagccgggggaagaggaggaggaggagatggctccgatggaggcgaagaaggcaGAGGAGCCGGACCAGCAGGTGCCGCCcttcaacatggagcaggcggaggcggagttcgTCGTCGCCCAGTCTGACGAGGTGgccgagcagcaggccatcctggagatagaggcggaggaggccggatcgGAGCAGCCGGAGGAGCCGGAGCTGCAGCTGCCGCCCATGCTGCCAGAGCCGGGCACGGAGAATCGTGGTGATCTCTGACAAGGAGTAGCTATGATCGACGTAGTACGTAGGTTCTATTTTCTTTTGCATGTCTTTGTATGGATATAAGAATCGAGTATGAGATGTACGGATGCAACAAATGAAATTTGAGGTGTGCCCGGTGACTGCTCGCAGACGCGCGATGGCTCATGTCCGCAtcagtatttccccgaagaggaagggatgatgcagcacagatacggtaggtatttcccttagtgatgaaaccaacgttatcgaaccagtaggagaaccaagtgaaggaaatatgccctagaggcaataataaaggtgttatttatatttccttaatcgtgataaatgtttattattcatgctagaattgtattaaccggaaacttagtacatgtgtgaatacatagacaaaacagagtgtccctagtatgcctctacttgactagctcattaatcaaagatggttaagtttcctaaccatagacatgtgttttcatttgatgaacgggatgacatcattagagaatgatgtgatgggcaagactcatccgttagcttagcataatgattgtttagttttattgctattgctttcttcatgacttatacatattcctctgactatgagattatgcaactcctgaatgccggaggaacacttagtgtgctatcaaatgtcacaacgtaactgggtgattataaagatgctctataggtgtcttcgatggtgtttgttgagttggcatagatcgagattaggatttgtcactccgtgtatcggagaggtatctctgggccctgtcggtaatgcacatcactataagccttgcaagcaatgtaactaatgagttagttgcaggatgatgcattacagaacgagtaaagagacttgccagtaacgagattgaactaggtatgatgataccgacgatcgaatctcgggcaagtaacataccgatgacaaagggaatgaagtatgttgttatgcggtttgaccaataaagatcttcgtagaatatgtaggagccaatatgagcatccaggttccgctattggttattgaccggagatgtgtctcagtcatgtctacatagttctcgaacccgtagggtccgcacgcttaacgttcgatgacgatttgtattatgagttatgtgatttgatgaaccgaagtttgttcggagtcccggatgagattacggacatgacgaggagtctcgaaatggttgagaggtaaagattcatatattggaaggttatattcggacatcagaatggttccaagtgatccgggtatttttccggagcaccgaggggttaccggaacccccgaggaagttaatgggccttagtgggctttagtggagagagggaagaagggccacagggtggcgcgcgcctcccccctgttggggaacgtagtaatttcaaaaaaattcctacgcacacgcaaaatcatggtgatgcatagcaacgagaggggagagtgttgtccacgtaccctcgtagaccgatagcggaagcgttaacacaacgcggttgatgtagtcgtacgtcttcacgatccgaccgatcaagtaccgaacgcacggcacctccgagttcagcacacgttcagctcgatgacgtcccttgaactccgatccagccgagtgttgagggagagtttcgtcagcacgatggcgtggtgacgatgatgatgttctaccgacgcagggcttcgcctaagcaccgctacgatattatcgaggtgtaatatggtggaggggggcaccgcacacggctaaaagatcgttgatcaattgtgtgtatagaggtgcccccctgcccccgtatataaagtagcaaggggaggccgccggccaaggaggagaggtgcgccaggaggagtcctactcctaccgggagtaggactccccccttttacatgttggactaggagagagagggggaagaggtggaggggaggaaggaagggggggcgccgcccccctctccttgtcctattcggactgggggggaggggcgcgcggccttgccctggcctcctctcctctcttccacctaggcccaataaggcccattaagttaccggggggttccggtaacctcccggtactccggaaaaatcccgatttcacccggaacacttccgatgtccaaacataggcttccaatatatcaatctttatgtctcgaccatttctagactcctcgtcatgtccgtgatcacatccgggactccgaacaaccttcggtacatcaaaacatataaactcataatataactgtcatcgtaatgttaagcgtgcggaccctacgggttcgagaactatgtagacatgactgagacacctctccggtcaataaccaatagcggaacctggatgctcatattggttcccacatattctacgaagatctttatcggtcaaaccgcataacaacatacgttgttccctttgtcatcggtatgttacttgcccgagattcgatcgtcggtatctcgatacctagttcaatctcgttaccggcaagtctctttactcgttccataatacatcatcccgcaactaactcattagtcagaatgcttgcaaggcttatagtgatgtgtattactgagtgggcccagagatacctctccgacaatcggagtgacaaatcctaatctcgaaatacgccaacccaacaagtacctttggagacacctgtagagcacctttataatcacccagttacgttgtgacgtttggtagcacacaaagtgttcctccggtaaacgggagttgcataatctcatagtcataggaacatgtataagtcatgaagaaagcaatagcaacatactaaacgatcgagtgctaagctaacggaatgggtcaagtcaatcacatcattctcctaatgatgtgatcccgttaatcaaatgacaactcatgtctatggctaggaaacataaccatctttgatcaacaagctagtcaagtagaggcatactagtgacactctgtttgtttatgtattcacacatgtattatgtttccggttaatacaattctagcatgaacaataaacatttatcatgatataaggaaataaacaataactttattattgcctctagtctcccacttgcactagagtcaataatctagattacacagtaatgattcttacacccatggagtcttggtgctgatcatgttttgctcggggaagaggcttagtcaacgggtctgcaacattcagatccgtatgtatcttgcaaatttctatgtctcccacctggactaaatcccggatggaattgaagcatcttttgatgtgcttggttctcttgtgaaatctggattcctttgctaaggcaattgcaccagtattgtcacaaaagattttcaatggtcccgatgcactaggtatgacacctagatcggatatgaactccttcatttgctgcttctgaagcagctatgtactccgcttcacacgtagatcccgccacgacactttgcttagaaccgcaccaactgacagctccaccgttcaatgtaaatacgtatccggtttgcgatttagaatcgtccggagcagtgtcaaagcttgcgtcaacgtaaccatttatgatgagctctttgtcacctccataaacgagaaacatatccttagtccttttcaggtatttcaggatgttcttgaccgctgtccagtgatccactcctggattactttggtacctccctgctaaacttatagcaaggcacacatcaggtctggtacacagcattgcatacatgatagagccgatggctgaagcatagggaacatctttcatcttctctctatcttctgcagtggtcgggcattgagtcttactcaatctcacaccttgtaatacaggcaagaaccctttctttgcttgatccattttgaacttcttcaaaactttgtcaaggtatgtgctttgtgaaagtccaattaagcgtcttgatctatctctatagatcttgatgcccaatatatatgcagcttcaccgaggtctttcattgaaaaactcttattcaagtatccctttatgatatccagaaattctatatcatttccaattagcaatatgtcatccacatataatattagaaatgctactgagctcccactcactttcttgtaaatacaggcttctccaaaagtctgtataaaaccaaatgctttgatcacactatcaaagcgtttattccaactctgagaggcttgcaccagtccataaatggatcgctggagcttgcacactttgttagctccctttggatcgacaaaaccttccggttgcatcatatacaactcttcttccagaaatccatttaggaatgcagttttgacatccatttgccaaatttcataatcataaaatgcggcaattgctaacatgattcggacagacttaagcatcgctacgggtgagaaggtctcatcgtagtcaatcccttgaacttgtcgaaaacctttcgcaacaagtcgagctttatagacagtaacattaccatcagcgtcagtcttcttcttgaagatccatttattttcaatggcttgccgatcatcgggcaagtcaaccaaagtccatactttgttctcatacatggatcccatctcggatttcatggcctcaagccattttgcggaatctgggctcaccatcgcttcttcatagttcgtaggttcgtcatggtctagcaacataacctccagaataggattaccgtaccactctggtgcggatcttaatctggttgacctacgaggttcagtaataacttgatctgaagtttcatgatcattatcattaacttcctcactaattggcgtaggtgtcgcagaaactggtttctgtgatgatctactttccaataagggagcaggtacagttacctcatcaagttctactttcctcccactcacttctttcgagagaaactccttctctagaaaggatccattcttagcaacaaatgtcttgccttcggatctgtgatagaaggtgtacccaacagtctcctttgggtatcctatgaagacacatttctccgatttaggttcgagcttatcaggttgaagtttcttcacataagcatcgcaaccccaaaatttaagatacgacaactttggtttcttgccaaaccatagttcataaggcgtcgtctcaacggattttgatggtgtcctatttagagtgaatgcagtcgtctctaaagcataaccccaaaacgatagcggtaaatcagtaagagacatcatagatcgcaccatatctagtaaagtacgattacgacgttcggacacaccattacgttgtggtgttccgggtggcgtgagttgcgaaactattccgcattgtttcaaatgtaggccaaactcgtaactcaaatattctcctccacgacttgatcgtagaaactttattttcttgttacgatgattttcaacttcgctctgaaattctttgaacttttcaaatgtttcagacttatgtttcattaagtagatatacccatatctgctcaaatcatctgtgaaggtgagaaaataacggtatccgccacgagcctcaatattcatcggaccacatacatctgtatgtatgatttccaacaaatcagttgctctctccatagtaccggagaacggtgttttagtcatcttgcccatgagacacggttcgcaagtaccaagtgattccaaaagtccatcagtatggagtttcttcatgcgctttacaccgatatgacctaaacggcagtgccacaaataagttgcactatcattatcaactctgcatcttttggcttcgacattatgaatatgtgtatcactactatcgagatttaataaatagaccactcttcaagggtgcatgaccataaaagatattattcatataaatagaacaaccattattctctgatttaaatgaataatcgtctcgcatcaaacaaggtccagatataatgttcatgctcaacgctggcaccaaataacaagtatttaggtctaatactaatcccgaaggtagatgtagaggtagcgtgccgactgcgatcacatcgactttggaaccatttcccacgcgcatcgtcacctcgtccttagccaatcttcgcttaatccgtagcccctgtttcgagttgcaaatattagcaacagaaccggtatcaaatacccaggtgctactgcgagcattagtaaggtacacatcaataacatgtatatcacatatacctttgttaaccttgccatccttcttatccgccaaatacttggggcagttccgcttccagtgaccagtctgcttgcagtagaagcactcagtttcaggcttaggtctagacttgggtttcttctcctgaacagcaacttgcttgctgttcttcttgaagttccccttcttcttccctttgccctttttcttgaaactagtggtcttattgaccatcaatacttgatgctcctttttgatttctacctccgctgcctttagcattgcgaagagctcaggaattgtcttattcatcccttgcatgttatagttcatcacgaagctcttgtagcttggtggcagtgattgaagaattctgtcaatgacgctatcatccggaagattaactcccagttgaatcaagtgattattatacccagacattttgagtatatgctcactgacagaactattctcttccatcttgcagctgtagaacttattggagacttcatatctctcaatccgggcatttgcttgaaatattaacttcaactcctggaacatctcatatgctccatgacgttcaaaacgtcgttgaagacccggttctaagccgtaaagcatggcacactgaactatcgagtagtcatcagctt
This DNA window, taken from Triticum aestivum cultivar Chinese Spring chromosome 1D, IWGSC CS RefSeq v2.1, whole genome shotgun sequence, encodes the following:
- the LOC101290630 gene encoding isoamylase 2, chloroplastic; the encoded protein is MASLLAPPASTRGILPPPRRPALTPRAARSCYRFRTDDDGVVDVAVAAGEGGGYTVGVEVPPLPGARRREGGLLLRPAGSAEAVPLDGACPAAELSFRAPPAPFSFSFLLTDGEGAEIRTHRRTPFRVPVGVGPGSPAPLGLSLSEGGAANFALYSRSAKGVVLCLYGRGGGGGKPALEIELDPYVNRTGNVWHVSLESVEGYGSYGFRCGLFGMGHPLLDPYAKVIGDLVAANPLHVKGITAPSMSCLGSLATPPSYNWGRDKWPRLPLEKLVVYRANVALFTKDKSSGLPDNVAGTFSGVASKIQRFRSLGVNAVLLEPVFQFDQVKGPYFPYHFFSPMDSYGGEGCSASAITAMKDMVKAMHRNGIEVLLEVVFTHTAEGEADGQMISISGVDNSSYYIADEIAGCKSGILNCNSPVTQNLILDSLRHWVIDFHVDGFCFINAPFLVRGPRGEYLSRPPLLESIAFDPVLSKTKIIADPWSPLGISNVQFPFPHWKRWAEMNTRFSIDVRNFLKGEALIGALATRLCGSGDLFSNRGPAFSFNYVSRNSGLTLVDLVSFSNGDLASESSWNCGEEGPSEDSVVLQKRLRQIRNFIFILFVSLGIPVLNMGDECGHSSAGSTSYKDRVPLNWKALKTSFVKEVTGFISFLAALRSRRGDIFQRREFLKLENISWHGNNLSEPRWEDPTSKFLCMHIIAENDVNTPELTKGDLYICFNSNEEPASATLPAPAEGSVWLRLVDTSLALPGFFTTESNLKVHQVLGYSSYEVKAHSCVLFESKRDLPQFL